GACGGTGGCGGTGTCGGAGGCGGCGGCGAACGCCATCGAACACCCGGTCGACCCGGTGGAGCCGACGATCGGCGTCGAGGTGACGGTGGAGGGCCGGACGGTGACCGCGACCATCCGCGACAGCGGACGCTGGCGGGAGTCGACCGGGTCGGGCTTCCGGGGCCGGGGACTGTCGCTGATCGAGGCACTCGGGGAGTTGTCGGTCACGCGTACCACGGAGGGCACGGAGGTGACGCTACGTCGGGAACTGGGTGCCTGAGCCGGTGGGCCCGGCGGGTCAGATCGGCCGCAACCAGCGCTGCTCACCCAGGCCGGCGATGTGCAGCACGCGGCTGACCTGCCGGGACGGCAGCACGTCGAGGGTGTCCGGATAGTGACCGGCGAGCCGCACCACGGCGTGGATCGCCGCCGAGTCGAAGAAGCTGACCGCGCGCAGGTCGAGGAGCAGCCGGACGGCCGGCTCACGCAGCGCGGTCTGCAGCATGATGTCCGCGGTCGCCATGTCCACCTCGCCGGTGACCACCACGCGGAGCTGGTCACCGTCGATCTCCGCGCTGGCGGAGAAGACGGGTGGTGCTCCCCCTTGATCCACGCTGACACCTTGACACAGCGGTTGTTGTAGGGCAACAACCGTGGGCCACCGACGGTGGTGGGGGTCACCCCGGGGGCGGCGATAGGCTTGCCGCATGACCGTCCGTGCGCCGTTGACCCCAGGCACGATCTCCCCGTGGCGGCCGGTGCCCGCCCACATCGTCCGACCGGAGTACGTCGGCAAGAAGGCCCCCCGGCCGTGGCAGGGGTCGCACGTGCAGACGCCGGAGACGATCGAGAAGATGCGGGTCGCCGGGCGGCTCGCCGCGCAGGCCACCCAGCTCGCCGGCGAGCACTGCAAGCCCGGTGTGACCACCGACGAGATCGACCGGGTGGTGCACGAGTTCCTCGTCGACCACGGCGCCTACCCGTCGACGCTGGGTTACCGGGGCTTCCCGAAGTCCTGCTGCACCAGCCTGAACGAGGTGATCTGCCACGGCATCCCGGACACCACCGTGCTGGCCGACGGCGACATCATCAACGTGGACGTGACCGCGTACATCGGCGGGGTGCACGGCGACACCGACGCCACCTTCTGCGTCGGCGAGGTCGACGAGGAGGTCCGGCTGCTGGTCGAGCGGACCCACGAGGCGATGACGCGGGGCATCAAGGCCGTCGCGCCGGGCCGGCAGATCAACGTCATCGGCCGGGTCATCGAGTCGTACGCGAAGCGGTTCGGCTACGGCGTGGTCCGCGACTTCACCGGCCACGGCATCGGCGAGGCGTTCCACAGCGGCCTGTACGTGCCGCACTACGACAGCCCCCGGCCCACCGACGTGATGGAGCCGGGCATGACGTTCACCATCGAGCCCATGATCACCCTCGGCACCCACCAGTACGACATGTGGGAGGACGGCTGGACGGTGGTCACCAAGGACCGCAAGTGGACCGCCCAGTTCGAGCACACGGTGCTGGTGACCGAGAACGGGTACGAGATCCTGACGCTGCCGTGACCGACACCCCTGCGGCACTGCGGGAGCACCACCACGCGGACGTCTCCGGCGGGTGGCTGCGACCCGCCGTCTTCGGTGCCATGGACGGGCTGGTGACCAACATCGCCCTGATCGCGGGCGTCGGCGGTGGCGGCGTCTCGCCGCAGGCCATCGTGCTGACCGGCACCGCCGGTCTGGTCGCCGGCGCGATCTCGATGGCGCTCGGGGAGTACACCAGCGTCCGCTCGGCCAACGAGCAGATCGCCGCCGAGGTGGCCAAGGAGCGGCGCGAGCTGGAACACCATCCCGAGGAGGAGGCCCGGGAACTCGCCGAGATGTGGATGGCGCGGGGATTGCCAGAGGATCTTGCCGTCCAGGTGGCCGAGGCGGTCCGCCAGCATCCGGAGCAGGCGTTGCGGATGCACGTCCAGGAGGAGTTGGGCGTCAACCCGGACGAGCAACCCAACCCGTGGGCGGCGGCACTGTCGTCGTTCCTCTGCTTCTCGGTCGGCGCGCTGGTGCCGCTGCTGCCGTACCTTCTCGGCGCCACCAGCCTGGTGCTGGCCCTGGCGGTGGGCGGGCTCGGCCTCTTCGTGGCCGGCGCGGTCGTCTCCCGGTTCACCAACCGGCGGTGGTGGACCGGCGGGACGCGGCAGTTGCTGCTCGGTGCCGCCGCGGCGGCGGCGACCTACCTGGTCGGTGCGTTGATCGGCGTGCAGGGCGGGCTGGGCTGAGCCGACGCGCGGTCAGCCGGTGAGCAGGTCGTCGACGGTCCCGTCGACCGGCCGGCCCCGGGCGGTCAACTCGGCCGACTGGCGGGCCAGCACCGCGCCGACCTCGGTCATGTCCGCCCCGGCCAGCCCGGTCCGCCGGACCGCGTCGCCGGGGTCGCGGAAGTAGGTGCGGCTGAGCAGCCCGGTGACGGTCGCGGCGGCCAGCCGTGACTCGCCGAGCATCAGCAGGGCCTGGTCCGTCTCGTACCACTCGGCGAGCCGGGCCGCCCGCGCGTGCGCCGCGCTGCCCCGGTACCAGGCCCGGCGGGCGGCGCTGCTGAACTCGGCCGGGCGGGCCCTCGCCAACCGCCCGAGGTGCGCGTCCCGCTGGGTGCGCAGCCACCCGGTCGGGTCGTGCAGCGGCCGGGTCGTCACGTACCGGTCGGCGGTCAACGGCCACCGCGAGGTGAGCTGCCGGGCCTGGCGCAGACGCTCCTCGGCGGCGGCAACGGTCAGGTCGACCAGCACCCCGTCGACCCGCCGGGTGGCCGAGGGCGGCCCGGTGTCGGGTCGGTAGGTGACCACCAGCAACCCGACCTCGCTGTCCCCGCCGCCGTCGTCGTCGCCGTGCGCGAGCGGCCCGTGCACCGCGACGGCGAGCACGTCGGCGGGGAAGCGCCGACGGACCGCCTCGGCGATCCGTCCGGCCACCTGCCACCGGGGATCGTCCCGGTGCTCCTGGACACCGTCCACACCGACCACCCCATCGCGCCACCGTGCGGACCGTCGCCGGTAGCGACGGCCCGGTCACCGCACACCCTAGTGCGGCGCGGGCGGCCCGTCCGGCGGGTCCGTGCCGTCGGGCGTGCCGGAGGCCGTCGGCACCAGCCGGAAGACCCGGATCTCCCGGTCACCGGCCCGCCGCACGTACGCCTCGTACGCGGGCCAGGCGTCGACCAGCAACCGCCACAGTCGCTCGCGTTCGGCGCCGGTCGCCGGTTCGCCGCGTACCGCGAGGCGACGCCCGGCGACGTCCACTTCGGCGTGTGGCTCGGCGAGCAGGTTCAGCGACCAGGCGGGCTGCTGGGTCTGGCCCCAGTTCGAGCCGACCACCACGTACCCGTCCCCGTCGGGCACGTAGAGCAGCGGGTTGCTGCGCGGTTTCCCGGAGCGGCGGCCGGTGGTGGTGATGACCAGGGACGGCACCAACCCGAGCGCGACCACCCGGCCCCGGGTCAGTCGCCCGACCGCCCGGTCGAGCGGCACCAGCAGCCGGGCGGTGGCGCCGAACCAGGGGTGGTGACCGATTCGGCGGGTCACGTCGCGCAGTACGGACATCCGGACATTCTGCATCCACCGGCGTCGGTCCGACACCCGCCGTTCAGCCGGGCCGGTCGGCCCTAGTCCAGGCGGCGTTCCACCGGCAGCCGGGACCGGGTCAGCAGTGCCGCCCCGGCCATCGCCACCAGCGGCACCACGACCAGCACGCCGAGGGTGAGCCAGGGCACCAACAGCGGGTACGGCGGCTCCACCGGCCACCCCTCGGCCAGCCGTCGATTCGTGAAGGTCAGGATGATCATCGCCGAGCCGAGCCCGGCGACGATGCCCAGCAACGAACCGAGCACCGCGATCACGCCGGCCTGGCAGAGCGACAGCAGCTTCCGTACGCCCGGTCCGGCACCGACCGAGGCGAGTGTGGACAGGTCGGCCCGCCCCTCGGCGGCGGCGAGTCCGGTGGCGATCCCGGCGGCCCCCACGGTCACCACCGCGGAGACCCCGGCCAGCAGGAGCAGCAGCGGCTCGGTGCCGGTGAAGCCGTGACCGAGCTCGAACTGCGCGCCGACCGGGCCGAGGTACTCCAGCGCGTCGACGAA
Above is a window of Verrucosispora sp. NA02020 DNA encoding:
- a CDS encoding STAS domain-containing protein, translating into MDQGGAPPVFSASAEIDGDQLRVVVTGEVDMATADIMLQTALREPAVRLLLDLRAVSFFDSAAIHAVVRLAGHYPDTLDVLPSRQVSRVLHIAGLGEQRWLRPI
- the map gene encoding type I methionyl aminopeptidase gives rise to the protein MTVRAPLTPGTISPWRPVPAHIVRPEYVGKKAPRPWQGSHVQTPETIEKMRVAGRLAAQATQLAGEHCKPGVTTDEIDRVVHEFLVDHGAYPSTLGYRGFPKSCCTSLNEVICHGIPDTTVLADGDIINVDVTAYIGGVHGDTDATFCVGEVDEEVRLLVERTHEAMTRGIKAVAPGRQINVIGRVIESYAKRFGYGVVRDFTGHGIGEAFHSGLYVPHYDSPRPTDVMEPGMTFTIEPMITLGTHQYDMWEDGWTVVTKDRKWTAQFEHTVLVTENGYEILTLP
- a CDS encoding VIT1/CCC1 transporter family protein, giving the protein MTDTPAALREHHHADVSGGWLRPAVFGAMDGLVTNIALIAGVGGGGVSPQAIVLTGTAGLVAGAISMALGEYTSVRSANEQIAAEVAKERRELEHHPEEEARELAEMWMARGLPEDLAVQVAEAVRQHPEQALRMHVQEELGVNPDEQPNPWAAALSSFLCFSVGALVPLLPYLLGATSLVLALAVGGLGLFVAGAVVSRFTNRRWWTGGTRQLLLGAAAAAATYLVGALIGVQGGLG
- a CDS encoding nucleotidyltransferase domain-containing protein, whose amino-acid sequence is MDGVQEHRDDPRWQVAGRIAEAVRRRFPADVLAVAVHGPLAHGDDDGGGDSEVGLLVVTYRPDTGPPSATRRVDGVLVDLTVAAAEERLRQARQLTSRWPLTADRYVTTRPLHDPTGWLRTQRDAHLGRLARARPAEFSSAARRAWYRGSAAHARAARLAEWYETDQALLMLGESRLAAATVTGLLSRTYFRDPGDAVRRTGLAGADMTEVGAVLARQSAELTARGRPVDGTVDDLLTG
- a CDS encoding nitroreductase family deazaflavin-dependent oxidoreductase — translated: MSVLRDVTRRIGHHPWFGATARLLVPLDRAVGRLTRGRVVALGLVPSLVITTTGRRSGKPRSNPLLYVPDGDGYVVVGSNWGQTQQPAWSLNLLAEPHAEVDVAGRRLAVRGEPATGAERERLWRLLVDAWPAYEAYVRRAGDREIRVFRLVPTASGTPDGTDPPDGPPAPH